One part of the Methylobacterium terrae genome encodes these proteins:
- the nikR gene encoding nickel-responsive transcriptional regulator NikR yields the protein MQRITVTLDPDLVAEVDRTVAQRGYAGRSEAMRDLLRRGLAEARRRLDPDLSCVATFTFVAEAGVRDLGQRLAEVQQRRHDLVIAQVQVPLDHDASLHTLLVRGRVRDILAFADEVATQRGVRHDSLSIIPARIELGEHPHGPDPHPHEHIRT from the coding sequence ATGCAGCGGATCACCGTCACCCTCGATCCGGACCTCGTCGCGGAGGTCGACCGCACGGTCGCGCAGCGCGGCTATGCCGGCCGCTCGGAGGCGATGCGCGACCTCCTGCGGCGCGGCCTCGCCGAGGCGCGCCGCCGGCTCGACCCCGACCTGTCCTGCGTCGCGACCTTCACCTTCGTGGCCGAGGCCGGGGTGCGGGATCTGGGCCAGCGCCTCGCCGAGGTGCAGCAGCGCCGTCACGACCTCGTCATCGCGCAGGTGCAGGTCCCCCTCGACCACGACGCCAGCCTGCACACGCTCCTCGTCCGCGGCCGCGTGCGCGACATCCTCGCCTTCGCCGACGAGGTCGCGACCCAGCGCGGCGTGCGCCACGACAGCCTGTCGATCATCCCGGCGCGGATCGAACTCGGCGAGCATCCCCACGGGCCGGACCCGCATCCGCACGAGCATATCCGGACGTGA
- a CDS encoding vitamin B12-dependent ribonucleotide reductase, producing MRFERRITTAGQSPYASIPFRKAVSEIRNPDGSVVFRLEGIDVPEAWSQVACDVLAQKYFRKAGVPKALKKVEENGVPSFLWRSVPDEAALDALPEGERTGSETSAVQVFDRLAGCWTYWGWKGGYFSSEEDAAAFHDELRAMLARQMVAPNSPQWFNTGLHWAYGIDGPAQGHFYVDYRTGELTQSATAYEHPQPHACFIQSVADDLVNEGGIMDLWVREARLFKYGSGTGSNFSRLRGENEKLAGGGKSSGLMSFLKIGDRAAGAIKSGGTTRRAAKMVIVDIDHPDVEAFIDWKVKEEQKVAALVTGSKVVSRHLKAVMKACVNCEAAGDACFDPERNPALKREVRSARKSMVPDAAIKRVIQYARQGYTDISFPIYDTDWDSEAYLTVAGQNSNNSVSLTDDFLRAVDADADWTLSQRTTGKVAKTVKAADLWEKIAEAAWASADPGLHFNTTMNDWHTCPAGGRIRASNPCSEYMFLDDTACNLASANLLALYDRSAKRFDVEGYEHLCRLWTVVLEISVLMAQFPSREIADLSYKYRTLGLGYANIGGLLMTMGLPYDSREGRALAGALTAIMTGVSYATSAEMAKELGPFPAYEENADAMLRVIRNHRRAAHGDAAGYEFLNTNPVPLDHAGCPQGELVEHAKAAWDRALQLGEEHGFRNAQSTVIAPTGTIGLVMDCDTTGIEPDFALVKFKKLAGGGYFKIINRAVPDALRTLGYREAEIAEIEAYAVGHGSLGQAPAINPGSLRAKGFTDDKIAAVEAGLKSAFDIKFVFNRWTLGEDFLTQTLKVPADRLADPSFDLLTFLGFSRKDIEAANVHVCGAMTLEGAPHLKFEHYPVFDCANPCGRIGKRYLSVESHIRMMAAAQPFISGAISKTINMPNDATVEDCKNAYRLSWTLALKANALYRDGSKLSQPLNAALISDESEDEEDTVEALLAQPAVAKTVAVTEKIVERIVERVERLRSQEKLPSRRKGYTQKAKIGGHTIFLRTGEYDDGRLGEIFLDMNKEGSALRAFINNFAISVSLGLQYGVPLEEYVDAFTFTRFEPAGFVQGNDAIKNATSVLDYVFRELAISYLGRNDLAHVDLSEIGNTATGVTPAKPSASDSVPAHNVVSRGLLRGSGDRLTLIHGGPGGTTPGVAAPATGQSAPAGGSVHAVRGAVALKTEPSLAGKVEALVEALPFAKADLAKPEAAPVRSVSDRRAEAKMKGYVGEACPECANFTLVRNGTCLKCDTCGSTTGCS from the coding sequence ATGCGGTTCGAGCGTCGCATCACCACTGCCGGGCAGTCGCCCTACGCCAGCATCCCGTTCCGCAAGGCGGTGAGCGAGATCCGCAACCCTGACGGGTCGGTGGTGTTCCGCCTCGAGGGCATCGACGTGCCGGAGGCCTGGAGCCAGGTCGCCTGCGACGTGCTGGCCCAGAAGTACTTCCGCAAGGCCGGCGTGCCGAAGGCGCTGAAGAAGGTCGAGGAGAACGGCGTCCCCTCGTTCCTGTGGCGCTCGGTGCCCGACGAGGCGGCGCTCGACGCCCTCCCCGAGGGTGAGCGCACCGGCTCCGAGACCTCGGCCGTGCAAGTCTTCGACCGGCTTGCCGGCTGCTGGACCTACTGGGGCTGGAAGGGCGGCTACTTCTCGAGCGAGGAGGACGCGGCGGCGTTCCACGACGAGCTGCGCGCGATGCTCGCCCGCCAGATGGTGGCGCCGAACTCGCCGCAATGGTTCAACACCGGCCTGCACTGGGCCTACGGCATCGACGGCCCCGCGCAGGGGCACTTCTACGTCGACTACAGGACCGGCGAGCTGACCCAGTCGGCGACCGCCTACGAGCACCCGCAGCCCCACGCCTGCTTCATCCAGTCCGTCGCCGACGACCTCGTCAACGAGGGCGGCATCATGGACCTGTGGGTGCGGGAGGCCCGCCTGTTCAAGTACGGCTCGGGCACCGGCTCGAACTTCTCGCGCCTGCGCGGCGAGAACGAGAAGCTCGCCGGCGGCGGCAAGTCCTCGGGCCTGATGAGCTTCCTCAAGATCGGCGACCGGGCCGCCGGCGCCATCAAGTCGGGCGGCACGACGCGCCGCGCCGCCAAGATGGTGATCGTCGACATCGACCATCCGGACGTCGAGGCCTTCATCGACTGGAAGGTCAAGGAGGAGCAGAAGGTCGCCGCCCTCGTCACCGGCTCCAAGGTTGTGTCCAGGCACCTCAAGGCGGTGATGAAGGCCTGCGTCAACTGCGAGGCCGCCGGCGACGCCTGCTTCGATCCGGAGCGCAACCCGGCGCTGAAGCGCGAGGTGAGGAGCGCCCGCAAGTCGATGGTGCCGGACGCCGCGATCAAGCGGGTGATCCAGTACGCCCGCCAGGGCTACACCGACATCTCGTTCCCGATCTACGACACCGACTGGGATTCCGAGGCCTACCTCACGGTGGCCGGCCAGAACTCGAACAACTCGGTCTCGCTCACCGACGACTTCCTGCGCGCGGTCGATGCGGATGCGGACTGGACGCTGAGCCAGCGCACGACCGGCAAGGTCGCGAAGACCGTGAAGGCCGCCGACCTGTGGGAGAAGATCGCGGAGGCCGCCTGGGCCTCGGCCGATCCGGGCCTGCACTTCAACACCACGATGAACGACTGGCACACCTGCCCGGCGGGCGGGCGGATCCGGGCCTCGAACCCGTGCTCCGAGTACATGTTCCTCGACGACACCGCCTGCAACCTCGCCTCGGCGAACCTGCTGGCGCTCTACGACCGGAGCGCGAAGCGGTTCGACGTCGAGGGCTACGAGCACCTGTGCCGGCTCTGGACCGTGGTCCTCGAGATCTCGGTGCTGATGGCGCAGTTCCCGAGCCGCGAGATCGCCGACCTCTCCTACAAGTACCGGACCCTCGGCCTCGGCTACGCCAATATCGGCGGCCTGCTGATGACCATGGGCCTGCCCTACGATTCCCGTGAGGGCCGGGCGCTCGCCGGCGCGCTCACCGCGATCATGACGGGCGTGTCCTACGCCACCTCGGCCGAGATGGCGAAGGAGCTCGGGCCGTTCCCGGCCTACGAGGAGAATGCCGACGCGATGCTGCGGGTGATCCGCAACCATCGCCGGGCCGCCCACGGCGACGCCGCGGGCTACGAGTTCCTCAACACCAACCCCGTCCCCCTCGACCATGCCGGCTGCCCGCAGGGCGAGCTGGTGGAGCACGCGAAGGCGGCCTGGGACCGGGCGCTGCAGCTCGGCGAGGAGCACGGCTTCCGCAACGCCCAGTCCACCGTGATCGCGCCGACCGGCACGATCGGCCTCGTGATGGATTGCGACACCACCGGCATCGAGCCCGACTTCGCGCTGGTGAAGTTCAAGAAGCTCGCCGGCGGCGGCTACTTCAAGATCATCAACCGGGCGGTGCCGGACGCGCTCCGCACCCTCGGCTACCGCGAGGCCGAGATCGCCGAGATCGAGGCCTACGCCGTCGGCCACGGCTCGCTCGGCCAGGCGCCGGCGATCAACCCCGGGAGCTTGCGGGCCAAGGGCTTCACCGACGACAAGATCGCGGCGGTCGAGGCGGGCCTGAAGTCGGCCTTCGACATCAAGTTCGTGTTCAACCGCTGGACGCTGGGCGAGGACTTCCTCACCCAGACCCTGAAGGTGCCGGCCGACAGGCTCGCCGACCCGTCCTTCGACCTGCTGACCTTCCTGGGCTTCAGCCGCAAGGACATCGAGGCCGCCAACGTCCACGTCTGCGGGGCGATGACGCTCGAGGGTGCGCCGCACCTCAAGTTTGAGCACTACCCGGTCTTCGACTGCGCCAATCCGTGCGGCCGGATCGGCAAGCGCTACCTCTCGGTCGAGAGCCACATCCGCATGATGGCGGCGGCGCAGCCCTTCATCTCGGGGGCGATCTCCAAGACCATCAACATGCCGAACGACGCCACGGTCGAGGATTGCAAGAACGCCTACCGGCTGTCCTGGACCCTGGCGCTCAAGGCCAACGCCCTCTACCGCGACGGCTCGAAGCTGTCGCAGCCCCTCAACGCCGCGCTCATCAGCGACGAGTCGGAGGACGAGGAGGACACCGTCGAGGCGCTGCTGGCCCAGCCGGCGGTGGCGAAGACCGTCGCGGTGACGGAGAAGATCGTCGAGCGGATCGTCGAGCGCGTCGAGCGCCTGCGCTCCCAGGAGAAGCTGCCGAGCCGCCGCAAGGGCTACACCCAGAAGGCCAAGATCGGCGGCCACACCATCTTCCTGCGCACCGGCGAGTACGACGACGGGCGGCTGGGCGAGATCTTCCTCGACATGAACAAGGAGGGCTCGGCGCTCCGGGCCTTCATCAACAACTTCGCGATCTCGGTCTCGCTCGGCCTGCAATACGGCGTGCCGCTGGAGGAGTACGTCGACGCCTTCACCTTCACCCGGTTCGAGCCGGCCGGCTTCGTGCAGGGCAACGACGCGATCAAGAACGCCACCTCGGTGCTCGACTACGTCTTCCGCGAACTGGCGATCTCGTATCTCGGCCGCAACGACCTCGCCCATGTCGACCTCTCGGAGATCGGCAACACGGCGACCGGCGTCACGCCGGCCAAGCCCAGCGCCTCGGATTCGGTGCCGGCCCACAACGTCGTCTCCCGCGGCCTGCTGCGGGGCTCCGGCGACCGGCTGACCCTGATCCACGGCGGCCCCGGCGGCACGACCCCCGGCGTCGCCGCCCCGGCCACCGGCCAGTCGGCGCCGGCCGGCGGCTCCGTCCACGCGGTGCGGGGTGCGGTGGCGCTCAAGACCGAACCCTCGCTCGCCGGGAAGGTCGAGGCGCTGGTGGAGGCCCTGCCCTTCGCCAAAGCGGACTTGGCCAAGCCGGAGGCAGCCCCCGTCCGCAGCGTCTCGGACCGCCGCGCCGAGGCCAAGATGAAGGGGTATGTCGGCGAGGCCTGCCCGGAATGCGCCAACTTCACCCTGGTGCGGAACGGCACCTGCCTGAAGTGCGACACCTGCGGCAGCACGACCGGCTGCAGCTGA
- a CDS encoding NADH:ubiquinone oxidoreductase subunit NDUFA12, with translation MALKDTLLRIFTWWSGSTVSLEFYTKRRGSFVGTDELGNRYYRAQGPLIDASVGSERRWVIYNGYADASKVPPGWRGWLCHATDVAPSEESYVPREWQKPHEENLTGTVAAYRPRGSQLSYGQRPAATGDYVPWVPGE, from the coding sequence ATGGCGCTGAAAGACACCCTGCTTCGGATCTTCACCTGGTGGAGCGGCTCGACCGTCAGCCTGGAATTTTACACCAAGCGCCGCGGCAGCTTCGTGGGCACGGACGAGCTCGGCAACCGCTACTACCGGGCGCAGGGCCCGCTGATCGACGCCTCGGTCGGCTCGGAGCGGCGCTGGGTCATCTACAACGGCTACGCCGACGCCTCGAAGGTGCCGCCGGGCTGGCGCGGCTGGCTGTGCCACGCCACCGACGTGGCCCCCTCCGAGGAATCTTACGTCCCGCGCGAGTGGCAGAAGCCGCACGAGGAGAACCTCACCGGCACCGTGGCGGCCTACCGGCCGCGCGGCTCGCAGCTCTCCTACGGCCAGCGGCCGGCGGCGACCGGCGACTACGTGCCGTGGGTGCCGGGCGAGTAG
- a CDS encoding DUF2155 domain-containing protein: protein MSRMTARRAVGAFLVLGCALPGLLSVPARADKIRNPTAVFAGLDKITGRTVSFEVAVDETVQFGALQLTPRVCYTRPPTESAKTTAFLEVDEVTLENKYRRIFTGWMFASSPGLHAIEHPIYDVWLVDCKGGTELVAEPKEQEDAPVAAAKPEGRKRREQARGGEDQPRARQVNRQGQVDVEPLRGTPVQPRQTPSRRFFPTNDGPMPIGADPMNPNPR, encoded by the coding sequence TTGAGCCGCATGACCGCACGCCGCGCCGTGGGCGCCTTCCTGGTTCTGGGCTGCGCGCTCCCGGGCCTCCTCAGCGTGCCGGCCCGGGCCGACAAGATCCGCAACCCGACCGCGGTGTTCGCCGGCCTCGACAAGATCACCGGCCGCACCGTCTCCTTCGAGGTGGCGGTGGACGAGACGGTGCAGTTCGGCGCGCTCCAGCTCACCCCGCGGGTCTGCTACACGCGGCCCCCGACCGAGAGCGCCAAGACCACCGCCTTCCTGGAGGTCGACGAGGTCACCCTCGAGAACAAGTACCGGCGGATCTTCACCGGCTGGATGTTCGCCTCGAGCCCCGGCCTGCACGCGATCGAGCACCCGATCTACGACGTGTGGCTGGTCGACTGCAAAGGCGGCACCGAGCTCGTCGCCGAGCCCAAGGAGCAGGAGGATGCCCCGGTGGCCGCCGCCAAGCCCGAGGGCCGCAAGCGCCGCGAGCAGGCGCGCGGCGGCGAGGACCAGCCGCGGGCCCGCCAGGTCAACCGCCAGGGCCAGGTCGACGTCGAGCCCCTGCGCGGCACGCCGGTGCAGCCGCGCCAGACGCCGTCGCGGCGCTTCTTCCCGACCAATGACGGCCCGATGCCCATCGGCGCCGACCCGATGAACCCGAACCCGCGCTGA
- a CDS encoding bacteriorhodopsin produces the protein MTPQFWLWLGFSGMSVGAALILFIGKRRTRAEEADTIIHGLVPIIAACSYLAMASGQGSVVLPAGPDAGAATRAFYFARYIDWSFTTPLLLLGLANTAMHSGMRRPAIVWGMIGSDLIMIVTAFVFGLTQVAWLKWTWFAISCGAFLGVYYGIFVQLREENARERDDVRAAFLRNAVFLSVVWLAYPVVLLLGDDGLGLLGPALGLGIIAILDLVAKVVYGLMATMQTAKRVERDLREGHPVAGGAGRPHLAAAE, from the coding sequence ATGACCCCTCAATTCTGGCTCTGGCTGGGCTTTTCCGGCATGAGCGTGGGCGCCGCCCTCATCCTGTTCATCGGCAAGAGGCGCACCCGCGCGGAAGAAGCCGACACGATCATCCACGGCCTGGTGCCGATCATCGCCGCCTGCTCGTACCTGGCGATGGCCTCGGGGCAGGGGAGCGTCGTGCTGCCGGCCGGGCCGGATGCCGGGGCGGCGACCCGGGCGTTCTACTTCGCCCGCTACATCGACTGGTCCTTCACCACGCCGCTCCTGCTGCTCGGCCTCGCCAACACCGCGATGCACAGCGGGATGCGCCGCCCGGCGATCGTGTGGGGCATGATCGGCTCCGACCTGATCATGATCGTCACCGCCTTCGTGTTCGGCCTCACCCAGGTGGCGTGGCTGAAATGGACCTGGTTCGCGATCTCCTGCGGCGCGTTCCTCGGGGTCTATTACGGCATCTTCGTGCAGCTGCGCGAGGAGAACGCCCGCGAGCGCGACGACGTCCGCGCCGCCTTCCTGCGCAACGCCGTGTTCCTGTCGGTGGTCTGGCTCGCCTACCCGGTCGTGCTGCTGCTGGGCGACGACGGCCTCGGCCTGCTCGGGCCGGCGCTCGGCCTCGGCATCATCGCGATCCTCGATCTCGTCGCGAAGGTCGTCTACGGGCTGATGGCGACGATGCAGACCGCCAAGCGCGTCGAGCGCGACCTGCGCGAGGGTCATCCGGTCGCGGGCGGGGCGGGGCGGCCCCACCTCGCGGCGGCGGAGTAG
- a CDS encoding Brp/Blh family beta-carotene 15,15'-dioxygenase yields MARRPAPFPAPAGARTLAVPAASPPRPGRGAASCLLPACAVLLAATALLPREAGWAAVLVLVIGLGVPHGALDGEVAKPFLRPRFGRAWFPVFAAPYLALTAAVLTAWRLAPEATLAGFLGLSVLHFGHEDAGPGQPVEALVRGGLPIALPALVRPDETARIFAVVTDTAMPVLPVWWTASALIWLGLAVAWLCRRRPAPGLLGELAALSLAFLVLPPLSAFGLYFVCLHAPRHMRALAADPARAPAVDGMARAVVLSLPVFGLTLLIGLLLWPTYPQAGAAGRLLALTLQLLAALTLPHLLLDRWVEGRGPA; encoded by the coding sequence GTGGCGCGCCGGCCCGCCCCGTTCCCGGCGCCGGCCGGCGCGCGGACGCTCGCCGTCCCGGCGGCCTCGCCGCCGCGTCCGGGCCGGGGAGCGGCGTCCTGCCTGCTCCCCGCCTGCGCCGTGCTCCTCGCGGCGACCGCGCTCCTGCCGCGGGAGGCCGGCTGGGCCGCGGTGCTCGTCCTGGTGATCGGGCTCGGGGTGCCGCACGGCGCCCTCGACGGCGAGGTGGCGAAGCCCTTCCTCCGGCCGCGGTTCGGCCGGGCCTGGTTCCCGGTCTTCGCCGCGCCCTACCTCGCGCTCACCGCCGCGGTGCTGACCGCCTGGAGGCTGGCGCCGGAGGCGACGCTCGCGGGATTCCTCGGCCTCTCGGTCCTGCATTTCGGCCACGAGGATGCCGGGCCCGGGCAGCCCGTCGAGGCCCTGGTGCGCGGCGGCCTGCCGATCGCGCTCCCGGCCCTGGTGCGGCCGGACGAGACCGCCCGGATCTTCGCGGTGGTGACCGATACCGCGATGCCGGTCCTGCCCGTCTGGTGGACGGCGTCCGCCTTGATCTGGCTCGGCCTCGCCGTCGCCTGGCTGTGCCGGCGCAGGCCCGCGCCCGGGCTCCTCGGCGAGCTCGCGGCCTTGAGCCTCGCCTTCCTGGTCCTGCCGCCGCTCAGCGCCTTCGGGCTCTACTTCGTCTGCCTGCACGCGCCGCGGCACATGCGGGCGCTCGCCGCCGATCCGGCCCGGGCTCCGGCGGTCGACGGCATGGCCCGGGCGGTGGTGCTGTCCCTGCCGGTCTTCGGGCTGACGCTCCTGATCGGGCTCCTCCTGTGGCCGACCTACCCGCAGGCGGGCGCGGCCGGGCGACTGCTCGCGCTCACGCTCCAGCTCCTCGCGGCGCTGACGCTGCCGCACCTGCTGCTGGACCGGTGGGTGGAGGGGAGGGGCCCGGCCTGA
- a CDS encoding transglycosylase domain-containing protein, with product MAKGRERTGRVEPRFEADGPADPASLDLRLSRGDRAGGGVANGASKGASKGASKGSGKAAKAPPKRAARAAPAAPRRRRRSFLGTLVYGTVILGLWGLVAVAGIVAYHASQLPPIDQLAVPKRPPNIAILAADGSLLANRGETGGRTVSIRELPPYLPRAFVAIEDRRFYGHMGIDPIGIARAIGQNLTRRGVAQGGSTLTQQLAKNLFLTQERTASRKIQEAILALWLEHKYTKDEILELYLNRVYFGAGAYGVEAAAQRYFAKPAKDVTLAEAAMLGGLVQAPSRLAPNRNLPAAQARAAQVLAAMQELGFAKPADVKVALAQPAKPARAKGGGSANYVADLVMDVLDDYVGKIESDVAVQTTVDPALQAVAERALVDELNQKGGRFNVGQGAVVSMRPDGAIRALIGGRDYAQSQFNRATTAKRQPGSAFKPFVYLAAIERGLTPDTVREDAPINIKGWNPENYSRNYSGPVTLRDALAHSLNTVAVRLGMEVGPKAVVQTAQRLGITSPLQANASIALGTSEVTPLELVGAYAAFANGGMGVIPYVIASVKTVDGRTVYKRGPSGLGRVIEPNAVGMMNAMMHEVFVSGTAKKGDIPGWDLAGKTGTSQDFRDAWVVGFSGTLVTGVWLGNDDGEPTKRVSGGNLPVEVWNRVMTAALRGDKPVPLPGAARWRRATGAAVAAASPGEPQTLGGLIDDLVGGGQPPARQPAPQRGGGPTREDKNFLERLFGID from the coding sequence ATGGCGAAGGGTCGCGAGCGGACAGGTCGGGTCGAGCCGCGGTTCGAGGCGGACGGGCCGGCGGACCCGGCCTCCCTCGACCTGCGCCTCTCGCGCGGCGACCGGGCGGGGGGCGGCGTGGCCAACGGAGCATCCAAGGGCGCATCCAAGGGCGCATCCAAGGGGTCCGGCAAGGCGGCCAAGGCGCCGCCGAAGCGGGCCGCCCGCGCGGCACCGGCCGCGCCGCGGCGCCGGCGGCGCTCGTTCCTCGGCACCCTCGTCTACGGCACGGTGATCCTGGGTCTCTGGGGCCTGGTGGCGGTCGCCGGCATCGTCGCCTACCACGCCTCGCAGCTGCCGCCGATCGACCAGCTCGCGGTGCCCAAGCGCCCGCCCAACATCGCGATCCTGGCCGCCGACGGCTCGCTGCTGGCCAATCGCGGCGAGACCGGCGGGCGCACGGTGAGCATCCGCGAATTGCCGCCCTACCTGCCCCGCGCCTTCGTGGCGATCGAGGACCGGCGCTTCTACGGCCACATGGGCATCGACCCGATCGGCATCGCCCGCGCCATCGGCCAGAACCTGACCCGCCGCGGCGTGGCGCAGGGCGGCTCGACCCTGACCCAGCAGCTCGCCAAGAACCTCTTCCTGACCCAGGAGCGCACCGCCTCGCGCAAGATCCAGGAGGCGATCCTGGCGCTCTGGCTCGAGCACAAGTACACCAAGGACGAGATCCTCGAACTCTACCTCAACCGGGTCTATTTCGGCGCCGGCGCCTACGGCGTCGAGGCCGCCGCCCAACGCTACTTCGCCAAGCCCGCCAAGGACGTGACGTTGGCCGAGGCCGCGATGCTCGGCGGCCTCGTCCAGGCGCCCTCGCGGCTGGCGCCCAACCGCAACCTGCCGGCCGCGCAGGCCCGCGCCGCCCAGGTGCTGGCGGCGATGCAGGAACTGGGCTTTGCCAAGCCGGCCGACGTGAAGGTCGCGCTGGCCCAGCCGGCCAAGCCCGCGAGGGCGAAGGGCGGCGGCTCGGCCAACTACGTCGCCGACCTCGTGATGGACGTGCTCGACGACTACGTCGGCAAGATCGAGAGCGACGTCGCGGTCCAGACCACCGTCGATCCCGCGCTCCAGGCGGTGGCCGAGCGGGCGCTGGTCGACGAGCTGAACCAGAAGGGCGGGCGCTTCAACGTCGGCCAGGGCGCCGTCGTGTCGATGCGGCCGGACGGGGCGATCCGCGCGCTGATCGGCGGGCGCGACTACGCCCAGAGCCAGTTCAACCGCGCCACCACCGCCAAGCGCCAGCCCGGCTCGGCCTTCAAGCCCTTCGTCTACCTCGCGGCGATCGAGCGCGGCCTGACCCCCGACACGGTGCGGGAGGACGCGCCGATCAACATCAAGGGCTGGAACCCGGAGAACTACTCGCGCAACTACAGCGGTCCGGTGACCTTGCGCGACGCGCTCGCCCACTCGCTCAACACCGTGGCGGTGCGACTCGGCATGGAGGTCGGCCCGAAGGCGGTGGTGCAGACGGCGCAGCGCCTCGGCATCACGTCGCCGCTCCAGGCCAACGCCTCGATCGCGCTCGGCACCTCCGAGGTCACCCCGCTCGAGCTCGTCGGCGCCTACGCGGCCTTCGCCAATGGCGGCATGGGGGTGATCCCCTACGTGATCGCGAGCGTGAAGACCGTCGACGGCCGCACCGTCTACAAGCGCGGCCCGAGCGGCCTCGGCCGGGTGATCGAGCCGAACGCGGTCGGCATGATGAACGCGATGATGCACGAGGTCTTCGTCAGCGGCACCGCCAAGAAGGGCGACATCCCGGGCTGGGACCTCGCCGGCAAGACCGGCACCAGCCAGGACTTTCGCGATGCCTGGGTGGTCGGCTTCTCCGGCACGCTCGTCACCGGGGTCTGGCTCGGCAACGACGACGGCGAGCCGACGAAGCGGGTCTCCGGCGGCAACCTGCCGGTCGAGGTCTGGAACCGCGTCATGACCGCGGCCCTGCGCGGCGACAAGCCGGTGCCGCTCCCCGGTGCCGCCCGCTGGCGCCGCGCCACCGGCGCCGCGGTCGCCGCCGCCAGCCCCGGCGAGCCGCAGACCCTCGGCGGCCTGATCGACGACCTCGTCGGCGGCGGCCAGCCCCCGGCCCGGCAGCCGGCGCCTCAGCGCGGCGGCGGGCCGACGCGGGAGGACAAGAATTTCCTGGAGCGGCTGTTCGGGATCGATTGA
- a CDS encoding type 1 glutamine amidotransferase: MLHLLVADGNDRAGREKHLTVCDKTSAQTYAGILTTLAPDAICHLVAPADADAVLPHALSDCDALVLTGSTLHVEEGGPAVTRQCDLVRAALEAGIPVFGSCWGVQVAATIAGGRAARNPRGPEYGLARAISRTEGGRGHPLLDGRPPAWDAPAIHDDAVIEPPPGSTVLAGNDRLDVQAIEIRLGDGVFWGTQYHPELDLDEVAAMLRLSAQGVVEAGLCADEAALHAYADALRDLHRDPEGRPDLAWRLGVAAEVLVPERRRREIRNFLDRVVRPRAGERR, from the coding sequence ATGCTGCACCTGCTGGTGGCGGACGGGAACGACCGGGCCGGCCGCGAGAAGCACCTTACGGTCTGCGACAAGACCTCCGCCCAGACCTATGCGGGCATCCTGACGACCCTGGCGCCGGACGCGATCTGCCACCTCGTCGCCCCGGCCGATGCCGACGCGGTGCTGCCCCACGCGCTGTCCGATTGCGACGCCCTGGTCCTCACCGGCTCGACCCTGCACGTCGAGGAGGGCGGCCCCGCCGTGACCCGGCAATGCGACCTGGTACGGGCGGCGCTGGAGGCGGGCATCCCGGTCTTCGGCTCGTGCTGGGGCGTGCAGGTGGCGGCGACGATCGCGGGGGGCCGGGCCGCCCGCAACCCGCGGGGCCCCGAATACGGGCTCGCCCGCGCCATCAGCCGGACCGAAGGAGGAAGGGGGCATCCGCTGCTCGACGGGCGCCCGCCGGCCTGGGACGCGCCCGCGATCCACGACGACGCGGTGATCGAGCCGCCGCCGGGGAGCACGGTGCTCGCCGGCAACGACCGCCTCGACGTCCAGGCGATCGAGATCCGCCTCGGCGACGGCGTATTCTGGGGCACGCAGTACCATCCCGAGCTCGACCTCGACGAGGTCGCGGCGATGCTGCGGCTCTCGGCGCAAGGCGTGGTCGAGGCCGGACTGTGCGCCGACGAGGCGGCGCTGCACGCCTACGCGGACGCCTTGCGCGACCTGCACCGCGATCCCGAGGGCCGGCCCGACCTCGCCTGGCGCCTCGGCGTCGCCGCCGAGGTGCTGGTGCCGGAGCGGCGCCGGCGCGAGATCCGCAACTTCCTCGACCGGGTCGTCCGGCCGCGGGCCGGGGAACGGCGCTGA